A part of Larkinella insperata genomic DNA contains:
- a CDS encoding BatD family protein — MKFLKFQLLVVLFFYGPLNLKGLAQEPSIAIEIGETDISIERPFTISVIIKNSDSRPIINFPSIKGFIKKGTTTSVTPVEINGKAVVSQLITQSYTAVRPGQYRLPPFELIVGETTIQSEEVIITVQPSATSKDTLAAQLVAPAAISKNDVFLSLSTSKNAVYTGEGFSLKLSFFVAESYPFELTFYELDQQLQQILKTLRPPNCWEENEGITDLSRHPVVLNGKRYAEYRIYQATFFPLNKQSIRIPSVNLRLLQYRPAAKPGGERKKEIVSYVTSPLAIMVNPLPPHPLRDQVAVGQYRLLENILRKNPAVGQSVQYNFRITGEGNIASLAAPTVTDSTTFDIFPPSAKESIKRSGGTVSGYKNFSYALVPRQNGKFPLASYFQWIYFNLKQQRYDTLRSAITLRVGGTALPEGDTVQISLPGSIYTGIEQTDSSRQPINLQELVRIGVNILLVGMILGMMYLFWKK; from the coding sequence ATGAAATTTTTAAAATTCCAATTATTAGTTGTATTATTTTTTTACGGCCCGCTGAACCTGAAAGGGTTAGCTCAGGAGCCCTCAATAGCTATTGAAATAGGCGAAACCGACATTTCGATTGAACGGCCCTTTACGATTTCGGTGATCATTAAAAACAGTGATTCCCGGCCTATTATCAACTTTCCTTCCATCAAAGGCTTCATTAAAAAAGGCACCACCACCAGCGTGACGCCCGTTGAGATCAATGGGAAAGCCGTTGTCTCTCAGTTAATTACTCAGTCCTATACCGCGGTTCGCCCGGGCCAGTATCGTTTGCCACCTTTTGAATTGATTGTAGGAGAGACGACCATCCAGTCTGAGGAAGTTATTATTACCGTTCAGCCTTCGGCTACTTCAAAGGATACCCTGGCGGCTCAGCTGGTCGCTCCGGCGGCTATCAGTAAGAACGACGTTTTCCTTTCACTGAGCACTTCAAAGAACGCTGTTTATACCGGAGAAGGATTTTCGTTAAAATTGTCTTTTTTCGTGGCGGAATCCTACCCCTTCGAGTTAACGTTTTATGAACTTGATCAGCAGCTGCAACAAATTCTGAAAACATTGCGCCCGCCCAATTGCTGGGAGGAAAATGAGGGCATTACTGACCTGTCGCGGCATCCGGTGGTACTTAATGGCAAACGCTACGCTGAATACCGAATCTACCAGGCTACTTTCTTTCCGCTCAACAAACAATCCATCCGAATTCCGTCGGTCAATCTCAGGCTGCTCCAATACCGTCCGGCCGCTAAGCCGGGTGGAGAACGCAAAAAAGAAATTGTGTCGTATGTCACCAGCCCGCTCGCCATCATGGTAAACCCGCTGCCGCCCCATCCGTTGCGCGATCAGGTGGCCGTCGGTCAATACCGGCTTCTCGAAAACATCCTGCGGAAAAATCCCGCCGTGGGGCAGAGCGTGCAGTACAACTTCCGGATTACGGGCGAAGGCAATATTGCGTCGCTTGCAGCCCCGACCGTAACGGATTCAACAACATTTGACATTTTTCCGCCGAGCGCCAAAGAGTCCATCAAGCGATCCGGCGGTACGGTCTCGGGATACAAAAACTTTTCGTACGCCCTGGTTCCCCGGCAAAACGGCAAGTTTCCGCTGGCTTCGTATTTTCAGTGGATTTATTTTAACCTGAAGCAGCAACGGTATGACACCCTGCGGTCGGCCATCACCCTGCGCGTGGGCGGCACGGCACTGCCCGAGGGCGATACCGTGCAAATCAGCTTACCGGGATCTATCTATACGGGTATTGAACAAACGGATAGCTCACGCCAGCCCATCAATCTTCAGGAACTGGTGCGAATAGGGGTAAATATCCTGCTGGTAGGCATGATTCTGGGAATGATGTATTTATTTTGGAAAAAATAA
- a CDS encoding dihydroorotase → MSSLLIRNARLINEGIIRETDVFCKNGFIEQIGSGLGQSADTVIDAKGNYLLPGVIDDQVHFREPGLTHKATIQSEARAAVAGGVTSFMEMPNTVPNVLTQELLAQKYGIAARTSLANYSFFMGGSNDNLDEVLKTDPETVCGIKIFMGSSTGNMLVDNAKVLEEVFRKSPMLIATHCEDEGTIRANAAHYREVYGDSATAAIHPLVRNEEACLKSSSMAVELARKHNTRLHILHISTADELALFDNTVPLKEKRITAEVCVHHLWFDADDYARLGNLIKCNPAIKAPHHKPQLWQALLDDRLDIIATDHAPHTWDEKQQPYWQAPSGLPLVQHPLLLMLEAASQGKISLEKVVEKMCHAPADCFQIDRRGYVREGYWADLVLVDPAQKTVVAKDTIQYQCSWSPLEGTVFGAAVTHTVVSGHVAYANGRFDDTTLGKRLRFAR, encoded by the coding sequence ATGAGCAGCCTATTAATCCGCAACGCCCGGTTGATCAACGAGGGCATCATTCGCGAAACCGACGTTTTTTGCAAGAATGGTTTTATCGAACAGATCGGTTCCGGTCTGGGCCAGTCGGCTGATACCGTTATCGACGCGAAGGGAAACTATTTATTACCCGGTGTCATTGATGATCAAGTCCATTTCCGCGAGCCCGGTCTGACCCACAAAGCCACCATCCAGTCCGAAGCGCGGGCGGCCGTGGCCGGGGGCGTCACGAGTTTTATGGAAATGCCCAACACGGTTCCGAACGTGCTGACGCAGGAATTGCTGGCTCAGAAGTACGGAATTGCCGCCCGGACGTCGCTCGCCAATTACTCTTTCTTCATGGGTGGTTCGAACGACAATCTGGACGAGGTGCTGAAAACCGATCCGGAAACCGTTTGCGGCATTAAGATTTTTATGGGTTCTTCAACCGGCAACATGCTGGTCGATAATGCGAAAGTGCTGGAAGAAGTATTTCGGAAAAGCCCGATGCTGATTGCAACCCACTGTGAAGACGAGGGCACCATCCGGGCAAATGCGGCTCATTACCGGGAAGTCTACGGAGATTCGGCGACCGCAGCCATCCATCCGCTCGTCCGGAACGAAGAAGCCTGCCTGAAATCCTCATCCATGGCGGTGGAACTAGCCCGGAAGCACAACACCCGGCTGCACATTCTGCACATTTCGACGGCTGACGAACTGGCGTTGTTTGACAACACCGTTCCGCTGAAAGAAAAACGGATTACGGCCGAGGTCTGCGTTCATCACCTCTGGTTTGATGCCGACGATTATGCGCGACTGGGGAACCTGATCAAGTGCAATCCGGCCATCAAAGCCCCGCACCACAAGCCGCAACTCTGGCAGGCGCTGCTCGACGACCGGCTGGACATCATTGCCACCGACCACGCCCCCCACACCTGGGACGAAAAACAGCAGCCGTACTGGCAGGCGCCCTCGGGTTTGCCGCTGGTACAGCACCCGTTGTTGCTGATGCTGGAAGCCGCCAGCCAGGGAAAAATCTCCCTGGAAAAAGTGGTTGAGAAAATGTGCCATGCTCCAGCCGACTGTTTCCAGATTGACCGGCGTGGTTACGTTCGGGAAGGCTATTGGGCGGATCTGGTGCTGGTTGACCCGGCTCAGAAAACCGTGGTTGCAAAAGATACCATTCAATACCAGTGCAGCTGGTCGCCGTTGGAAGGAACGGTTTTCGGAGCTGCCGTGACCCACACCGTTGTATCGGGCCATGTCGCCTACGCCAACGGCCGGTTTGATGATACGACTTTGGGCAAGCGCTTACGGTTTGCCCGGTAA
- the hemB gene encoding porphobilinogen synthase, producing MLRRPRRNRKSPVIRELVQENSLSLSDLIYPMFVMEGEGIRSEIASMPGVARFSLDLLLEEMQECVDLGLRTFALFPNLPESKKDKYATESHNPEGLYLQAVKAIKSRFPDVALMTDVAMDPYSSDGHDGVVQEGPNGFEIVNDESLVILAKMAVAQARAGADIIGPSDMMDGRIAYIREALDAEGFTNVSIMAYTAKYAGAFYGPFRDALDSAPRFGDKKTYQMNPANSREALIEAELDYAEGADFLMVKPAMAYLDIIKLLNDNFDLPIAAYNVSGEYAMVKAAAANGWIDGERAMLEILTAMKRAGAKIILTYFAKEVAQLRKS from the coding sequence ATGTTAAGAAGACCCCGCAGAAATAGAAAATCGCCCGTGATCCGGGAGTTGGTTCAGGAAAACTCGCTTTCGCTCTCCGATCTGATTTACCCCATGTTTGTTATGGAAGGAGAGGGCATCCGCTCCGAAATCGCTTCCATGCCGGGTGTGGCCCGGTTCTCGCTGGATTTGCTGCTCGAAGAAATGCAGGAGTGCGTTGATCTGGGATTGCGCACCTTCGCCCTGTTTCCCAACCTGCCCGAAAGCAAAAAAGACAAATATGCCACGGAAAGCCACAACCCCGAAGGGTTATACTTGCAAGCCGTGAAAGCCATCAAAAGCCGTTTTCCCGACGTGGCGTTAATGACCGACGTTGCGATGGACCCCTACAGCTCCGACGGTCACGACGGGGTGGTGCAGGAAGGGCCAAACGGTTTTGAAATTGTTAATGACGAATCCCTGGTTATCTTGGCTAAAATGGCTGTGGCCCAGGCCCGCGCCGGAGCCGACATTATCGGGCCGTCGGACATGATGGACGGCCGCATTGCGTACATCCGCGAAGCGCTGGATGCGGAAGGATTCACGAACGTTTCGATTATGGCCTATACCGCTAAATACGCGGGTGCGTTCTATGGACCGTTCCGGGATGCGCTGGATTCGGCCCCGCGGTTTGGCGATAAGAAGACGTACCAGATGAACCCGGCCAACAGCCGCGAAGCCCTGATTGAAGCCGAACTGGATTACGCTGAAGGGGCCGACTTTCTGATGGTGAAACCGGCGATGGCGTATCTGGACATCATCAAACTGCTGAACGACAACTTTGATCTGCCGATTGCTGCCTACAACGTTAGCGGAGAATACGCAATGGTGAAAGCCGCTGCGGCCAACGGCTGGATTGACGGGGAACGGGCGATGCTCGAAATCCTGACGGCCATGAAGCGGGCCGGTGCCAAAATCATTCTGACGTATTTTGCCAAGGAGGTTGCCCAACTCCGGAAATCCTAA
- a CDS encoding response regulator transcription factor, translated as MPKLLLVEDDPNLGLLLQEYLNSKGYHTDLATDGNQGWQRFVDNAYDLCLFDVMLPKKDGFSLAKEVRMSGRDIPIIFLTAKSMKEDTIQGFRIGADDYMTKPFSMEELLLRIQAILRRYQKTDNIPQQTTYQIGSFSFDFAHQILTRNGANGDSQAVKLTSKEAALLKLFAENKNQPLSRSFALKLIWGDDSYFNARSMDVYITKLRKYLKDDESVQIVNLHGEGFKLMA; from the coding sequence ATGCCTAAGCTCTTACTGGTTGAAGATGACCCGAATCTGGGTTTGTTGTTGCAGGAATACCTGAACTCGAAAGGCTACCACACCGATCTGGCCACCGACGGTAATCAGGGCTGGCAGCGGTTTGTGGACAATGCCTACGATCTGTGTTTGTTTGATGTGATGCTGCCCAAGAAAGACGGTTTCTCGCTGGCGAAGGAGGTCCGGATGTCAGGGCGCGATATCCCGATTATCTTCCTGACGGCCAAGTCCATGAAAGAAGATACCATTCAGGGGTTTCGGATCGGGGCCGACGATTACATGACCAAGCCGTTTAGCATGGAAGAACTGCTGCTGCGGATTCAGGCCATCCTCCGGCGGTATCAAAAGACGGATAACATTCCGCAGCAAACCACTTACCAGATTGGTTCATTTTCGTTTGATTTTGCTCACCAGATCCTGACCCGAAATGGGGCCAACGGCGATTCGCAGGCTGTCAAACTAACCAGCAAGGAAGCGGCTCTGCTCAAACTTTTTGCCGAGAATAAAAACCAGCCGCTGAGCCGCAGTTTCGCCCTGAAACTCATCTGGGGCGACGACTCCTACTTCAACGCCCGCAGCATGGACGTTTACATTACCAAACTGCGCAAATACCTGAAAGACGACGAATCGGTGCAGATTGTCAACCTGCACGGTGAAGGATTTAAGCTGATGGCCTGA
- a CDS encoding sensor histidine kinase, translated as MTKQRIRWIAALMTVGLLGLISLQLYWINNALSLQKDQFDSRVTDGLQEVVRTLERQEILYLARQRMNQQEQKRQLMAISRPSVSKQPEKTVTKTPVETPESLIARQPKESKPVITEPEAINSSVAVGHWQQTQVSPSDAFQVDVQKLSAVQQKHFEDLVRQQDALGPDEFWELQQQQQRHFNRLVDQIFERQLRLMYGQPIIDSVTVMKSPVKRTQLARKLRPKRKSPVSSPIVEAPTTKAGLQKVEQQSEMVKGVVRDLLFANRPIESRVNRAVLDSLLKQTMEDRGITIPFEYGVRAHSGMGAAKPQLLFASHSENQVLGKKKIYKATLFPNNFLERGNYVYVYFPDQQQFILRKMTAILAGSAVLVLVIMACFYVAISTIVRQKKLADIKNDFINNMTHEFKTPISTISLAVEMAQEQLRHGIEQSEEPTTRLTRYMGIIRDETRRLGTHVEKVLQMALLDRDTAGKGGVKLKLSSVNIHDAIGNVLNTIGLQIEQKQGEVHLDFEAADELVEADEVHLSNILYNLLDNAIKYSPEHPDITIRTRNVENGVSITVADQGIGMTRDQLSRIFEKFYRVPTGNLHDVKGFGLGLSYVKKMVEEHHGSIQVTSQLGKGSTFELILPYHQS; from the coding sequence ATGACAAAACAACGCATACGCTGGATTGCCGCGTTGATGACGGTTGGGTTGCTGGGGCTGATTTCGCTGCAACTGTACTGGATCAACAACGCGCTGTCGTTGCAGAAAGACCAGTTTGATTCCCGCGTGACCGACGGTTTGCAGGAAGTGGTGCGGACGCTCGAGCGGCAGGAAATTTTATACCTGGCCCGGCAACGCATGAACCAGCAGGAACAAAAGCGCCAGTTGATGGCTATTTCGCGGCCTTCCGTCAGCAAGCAGCCGGAGAAAACCGTTACGAAAACGCCGGTTGAAACGCCGGAGTCACTGATTGCCCGGCAACCTAAAGAATCAAAACCGGTGATTACCGAACCGGAAGCTATCAATTCGTCGGTAGCGGTCGGTCATTGGCAGCAAACGCAGGTATCGCCCTCTGATGCTTTTCAAGTGGACGTTCAGAAGCTGTCGGCTGTTCAGCAGAAACATTTTGAAGATCTGGTGCGGCAGCAGGACGCGCTGGGGCCGGATGAATTCTGGGAGTTGCAGCAGCAGCAACAGCGGCATTTTAACCGGCTGGTCGATCAGATCTTTGAACGTCAGCTGCGGTTGATGTACGGCCAGCCCATTATCGACAGCGTGACGGTTATGAAAAGTCCGGTGAAGCGAACGCAACTGGCGCGCAAGCTACGTCCGAAACGGAAGTCGCCGGTATCGTCGCCCATCGTGGAGGCTCCAACGACCAAGGCGGGTCTGCAGAAAGTAGAACAGCAATCGGAGATGGTCAAAGGAGTGGTGCGCGATCTGTTGTTTGCCAACCGGCCCATTGAAAGCCGGGTCAACCGAGCGGTGCTGGACTCGCTGCTGAAGCAAACCATGGAAGACCGGGGCATTACCATTCCGTTCGAGTACGGCGTTCGGGCTCATTCGGGCATGGGGGCGGCCAAGCCGCAACTTTTGTTTGCTTCACACTCCGAAAATCAGGTGCTGGGTAAAAAGAAGATCTATAAAGCCACGCTGTTTCCCAACAATTTCTTGGAGCGGGGCAATTACGTTTACGTCTACTTCCCGGATCAGCAGCAGTTTATCCTGCGAAAAATGACCGCCATCCTGGCCGGTTCGGCGGTGCTGGTGCTCGTGATCATGGCGTGCTTCTACGTTGCAATCAGCACCATTGTCCGTCAGAAAAAACTGGCCGACATCAAAAACGACTTTATCAATAATATGACGCACGAGTTCAAAACGCCGATTTCGACCATTTCCCTGGCGGTTGAAATGGCGCAGGAGCAACTCCGACACGGTATTGAACAGTCAGAAGAGCCAACCACGCGCCTAACGCGCTACATGGGCATCATCCGCGACGAAACCCGTCGGCTGGGCACCCACGTTGAAAAAGTGCTGCAAATGGCGCTGCTCGACCGGGATACGGCGGGCAAAGGGGGCGTTAAGCTTAAACTGTCGTCGGTCAACATTCACGATGCGATTGGCAACGTACTGAATACCATCGGTTTGCAGATCGAGCAGAAGCAGGGGGAGGTCCACCTGGATTTTGAAGCCGCCGATGAACTTGTGGAAGCCGATGAGGTCCACCTGAGTAACATATTGTATAACCTGCTGGATAACGCCATCAAGTATTCGCCCGAGCACCCGGATATCACCATCCGGACGCGCAACGTTGAAAACGGCGTCAGTATTACCGTGGCCGACCAGGGCATCGGGATGACCCGGGACCAACTTAGCCGGATTTTTGAGAAATTCTACCGCGTGCCGACGGGCAACCTGCACGATGTGAAGGGTTTTGGTCTGGGCCTGAGTTACGTCAAGAAAATGGTCGAAGAGCACCACGGTTCCATCCAGGTGACGAGCCAGTTAGGAAAAGGAAGTACGTTTGAATTAATTTTGCCATACCATCAATCATAA
- a CDS encoding T9SS type A sorting domain-containing protein, translating into MNTQSGVRYRLMLAVFVMSGWSATALAQSDKKTDADKNSVNVKIVERTELGEAHELERTYRLNGMRDDERDALVNRLVDSIRTKRGNKKGQITITIDENDSHYTYRQDDTPNHSKHPSDRLLRQKDITARRPNRPSGPGEFRFYRDGKLQNHFRFDTDSLVDRVKRLEFAWPENFGQRMEDAFGSWSMSVGSKASTIRSLEVYPNNPETNQLNIRFTAPAKGDIRIRVTTPDGKEVAKKDVKDFSGNYAGQVDIDRKAKGVYFVNVTQNDDGAVKRVVIP; encoded by the coding sequence ATGAATACACAATCTGGAGTTCGCTACCGCCTGATGCTGGCAGTTTTTGTAATGAGTGGCTGGTCGGCGACGGCGCTGGCTCAGTCTGATAAGAAGACCGATGCTGATAAAAACAGCGTCAACGTAAAGATCGTAGAGCGCACCGAGCTCGGCGAAGCTCACGAACTGGAGCGGACTTACCGGCTGAACGGAATGCGCGATGACGAACGGGATGCGCTGGTAAACCGGCTGGTGGATTCCATCCGAACCAAACGAGGCAATAAAAAGGGCCAGATCACAATTACAATTGATGAAAATGACAGCCACTATACTTACCGGCAGGATGACACACCAAATCATTCCAAGCACCCGTCCGATCGGCTGCTTAGACAGAAAGACATCACCGCCCGCCGGCCCAACCGCCCGTCTGGCCCGGGTGAGTTTCGGTTTTACAGGGACGGAAAATTGCAGAACCACTTCCGATTCGATACCGACTCACTGGTTGATCGCGTGAAACGGCTGGAATTCGCCTGGCCGGAGAATTTTGGGCAACGCATGGAAGATGCTTTCGGTAGCTGGTCGATGAGTGTGGGTTCCAAAGCCTCCACCATCCGTAGCCTGGAAGTGTATCCCAATAATCCGGAGACCAATCAGTTAAATATCCGGTTTACGGCACCCGCCAAAGGCGACATTCGCATTCGGGTGACAACGCCCGACGGCAAGGAAGTGGCCAAAAAAGATGTAAAAGACTTCTCCGGAAACTACGCCGGGCAAGTTGATATTGACCGGAAAGCCAAAGGCGTTTACTTCGTCAACGTCACGCAGAACGACGACGGAGCGGTTAAGCGAGTTGTTATTCCTTAA
- a CDS encoding glycoside hydrolase family 3 N-terminal domain-containing protein encodes MRTKVVLGVILAGLTAVFLTAFGWDRSGLTRPVWRQTLLSTNFLASFSKETPTVRKAVPEVWRHKLAAHPVEVLGSAPQQQRWVDSVFQTMTREQKIGQFFMVATFSNQDEAHYQYIETLVRHYNIGGLIFFQGGPNRQAVLTNRYQAAANIPLLIGIDGEWGLAMRLDSTMDFPKQMTLGAIRDTAIVYRMGAEIGRQCKRLGIHINFAPVSDINSNPSNPVIGNRSFGESKENVALKAVAYMKGLQHNHVIATAKHFPGHGDASTDSHLALPTISRSVTQLNDIDLYPFRKLIADSLMGVVTGHLHVPVVDNTPRLAATLSEKVVTELLKKELGFRGLVFTDALNMGGIGKLPAEEVNLRALMAGNDILLYPENVPDAVHKIASAIDEGRISQELIDEKVRKILRAKYWAGLNKYKPVPLENLNRDLNSSEAQLLKQELCEQAVTLVKNTNNLLPIGPLDTLRLASVSIGTDYGNGFQKMLGRYAPFKQLTYGEKPSNEHSVDEMISQIGNANVVVISFHRMSPSARWNYGVTNASLSLINRLKQKGVRVVICAFGSAYALRPFAGTEADAVLCAYEDGEEMQRVVPQVIFGAVPAKGVMPVTIGDWKIGNGLLTAPNQRLAYSLPESVGMRSGQLRHIETVIQKAIRDRAFPGCQVLVARKGKVVYDKSFGTLTYNSFERVTDETLYDLASLTKVLGTLQAVMLLNERGAIDLNQKVSYYLPEFQNGTKRNMTVSDVLLHQTGLPAGLSRAIERAKSSGVADYRTVRDSLHSLQVGPNLYAAPTLRDSIWQWIVRTPLTTRMDEDGRYNYVYSDLSFVILQKLVERVSKQPLDTFLNENLYKSLGISTLCFNPLQCHPGTKIAPTEQDTYFRNSLLQGTVHDQLAALQGGISGHAGLFGDATDIAKILQMNLQRGNYGGQRFLMPGTVPLFVRTQSDRSHRVLGWDKPEVDGNSVYHATQVSPRSFGHTGFTGNVVWVDPDYDLVFIFLSNRVHPSAGNTLINTQKIRRQIHEIIYQSM; translated from the coding sequence ATGCGTACTAAAGTTGTCCTGGGAGTGATATTGGCTGGATTGACGGCCGTTTTTTTGACAGCTTTTGGATGGGACCGTTCCGGATTAACCCGGCCCGTATGGCGTCAAACTCTTTTATCGACCAATTTCCTGGCTTCTTTTTCGAAAGAAACCCCAACCGTCCGCAAGGCCGTTCCGGAAGTGTGGCGTCATAAACTGGCGGCTCATCCGGTGGAAGTGCTGGGGTCGGCTCCGCAACAGCAGCGGTGGGTCGACAGCGTCTTTCAGACCATGACCCGCGAGCAAAAGATTGGACAGTTTTTTATGGTGGCCACGTTTTCCAACCAGGACGAAGCCCACTACCAATATATTGAAACCCTGGTTCGTCACTACAACATCGGCGGACTCATCTTCTTTCAGGGCGGTCCAAACCGTCAGGCCGTTCTGACCAACCGCTATCAGGCAGCCGCCAACATTCCCCTTCTGATCGGTATTGACGGCGAATGGGGCCTGGCGATGCGGCTCGACAGCACCATGGATTTCCCCAAACAGATGACGCTCGGCGCCATTCGCGATACGGCGATTGTCTACCGCATGGGGGCCGAAATTGGTCGTCAATGCAAGCGATTGGGTATCCACATCAACTTTGCGCCGGTTTCCGATATCAACAGCAATCCATCGAATCCAGTGATCGGCAACCGCTCCTTTGGCGAGTCAAAGGAAAATGTTGCCCTGAAAGCCGTGGCCTACATGAAAGGCTTGCAGCACAACCACGTCATCGCAACGGCCAAGCATTTTCCGGGCCACGGCGATGCCAGCACCGACTCGCACCTGGCGCTGCCAACCATCAGCCGGTCGGTGACGCAATTGAATGACATTGATCTGTATCCGTTTCGTAAACTGATTGCCGATAGCCTAATGGGTGTTGTTACCGGCCACTTACACGTACCGGTAGTTGACAATACACCCCGCCTGGCCGCAACCTTGTCGGAAAAAGTAGTTACCGAATTACTTAAGAAAGAGCTGGGCTTCCGGGGACTGGTCTTCACCGACGCACTAAACATGGGTGGCATCGGCAAATTACCCGCCGAAGAAGTCAATCTGCGGGCCCTAATGGCAGGCAACGATATTCTCCTGTACCCGGAAAACGTGCCCGATGCCGTTCACAAGATCGCGAGCGCCATTGACGAAGGCCGGATTTCGCAGGAGCTGATTGACGAGAAAGTCAGGAAAATTCTGCGCGCCAAATACTGGGCGGGGCTGAACAAATACAAACCCGTTCCACTGGAAAACCTCAACCGCGATCTGAATTCGTCGGAAGCGCAGTTGCTCAAACAGGAGCTTTGTGAGCAGGCCGTTACGCTGGTCAAGAACACCAACAACCTGCTGCCAATCGGCCCGCTGGATACGCTGCGGCTGGCGTCGGTTTCAATCGGGACGGATTATGGCAACGGCTTCCAGAAAATGCTGGGCCGGTATGCGCCGTTTAAACAGCTTACATACGGCGAAAAACCGTCAAATGAACACAGCGTCGATGAGATGATCAGCCAGATTGGGAATGCCAATGTGGTGGTCATTAGCTTCCACCGGATGAGCCCTTCAGCCCGCTGGAATTACGGTGTTACCAACGCATCGCTGAGTCTGATCAACCGCCTGAAGCAAAAAGGCGTTCGGGTGGTGATTTGTGCTTTCGGGTCGGCCTACGCCCTACGCCCGTTTGCTGGCACGGAGGCCGATGCGGTCTTGTGTGCCTACGAAGATGGCGAAGAAATGCAGCGCGTGGTTCCGCAGGTTATCTTCGGGGCGGTTCCGGCCAAAGGCGTCATGCCGGTTACTATTGGTGACTGGAAAATCGGAAACGGCTTACTAACCGCCCCCAACCAGCGACTGGCCTACAGCCTGCCCGAAAGTGTGGGAATGCGGTCCGGCCAATTGCGGCACATCGAAACCGTTATTCAGAAAGCCATTCGCGACCGGGCCTTTCCGGGCTGTCAGGTGCTGGTGGCGCGCAAGGGCAAGGTAGTTTACGACAAAAGTTTCGGGACGCTGACCTACAATAGCTTCGAGCGCGTAACGGACGAAACCCTCTACGACCTGGCTTCCCTCACGAAAGTACTAGGAACACTGCAGGCCGTCATGCTCCTGAACGAGCGCGGGGCCATCGACCTGAACCAGAAAGTTTCTTATTACCTGCCCGAGTTCCAGAACGGTACCAAACGGAACATGACCGTTAGCGATGTGCTGCTGCACCAGACCGGCTTACCGGCGGGTTTGTCGCGGGCCATCGAGCGGGCGAAATCATCGGGTGTGGCTGATTACCGTACCGTGCGCGATAGTTTACACTCGCTGCAAGTTGGCCCCAACTTGTACGCAGCCCCGACCCTGCGCGATTCGATCTGGCAGTGGATTGTACGAACTCCGCTGACAACCCGTATGGATGAGGACGGCCGTTACAACTACGTGTACAGCGATTTGAGCTTTGTTATTCTGCAAAAGCTGGTTGAACGGGTTTCCAAGCAACCGCTGGACACCTTCCTGAACGAGAATTTATACAAATCACTGGGCATCTCCACCCTTTGCTTCAACCCGCTCCAGTGCCATCCGGGTACGAAGATTGCGCCCACCGAGCAGGACACCTATTTCCGCAATTCCCTGTTGCAAGGAACGGTTCACGATCAGTTAGCGGCTTTACAGGGCGGTATTTCGGGTCATGCCGGACTATTTGGGGATGCAACGGACATTGCCAAAATTCTGCAAATGAACCTCCAGCGGGGAAACTACGGTGGTCAGCGGTTTCTGATGCCGGGCACGGTGCCGCTATTCGTTCGTACACAGAGCGACCGTAGCCACCGCGTGCTGGGCTGGGATAAACCCGAAGTTGACGGCAACAGCGTTTACCACGCCACACAGGTGTCGCCCCGCTCCTTTGGACACACGGGTTTTACCGGTAACGTGGTTTGGGTGGATCCCGACTACGACCTTGTCTTTATTTTTCTGTCTAACCGCGTGCACCCCAGCGCGGGAAACACCCTCATCAATACGCAAAAAATTCGTCGGCAGATCCATGAGATTATTTATCAGTCGATGTAA